A single window of Drosophila suzukii chromosome 3, CBGP_Dsuzu_IsoJpt1.0, whole genome shotgun sequence DNA harbors:
- the LOC108017126 gene encoding PAX3- and PAX7-binding protein 1 isoform X1, with amino-acid sequence MSLFRKPKKIQRRVFSSNADEEEDGTSLDPDAEMEAPPPPIISGKREKEKRGKAIKPQEDSSKPKALLSFADDEDDGEVFQVRKSSHSKKVMRMLDKERRKKKREERAENSGHPGGENGSTQHLESSGGPSSGPANSNSNPANAGRYKSASDQSKSKKSDNHMIQTEIRTDDFVLVVKKSETPEGILNGRAALCAGRDDMDDEDDQQSEDGGHDKTRHRFSKPEHLKQMLESGSIPDAAMIHAARKRRQRAREQGAGDYIPVEEPKEPAKLSTRLPCEDVEGDQSDDEERMDMNDITGRKEREERREQFYAVENDSTDEDSDREMNEWENQQIRKGVTAAQLVHSQHETVLSRFMIKPATPGGGSGMDDGDLTTQQSTSTLLEQAYAKNALDRSNLAAAVRSSAKSKKEKAKATALRTPQEIVAAIQSRLSELKERSADHTASMARISIELKSLKLQQLECQQNAPTAAAKYKFYQEVKCYVNDLVDCLSEKTPVINELEKRALQQYGKNQRYLVNRRRQDVRDQAKEIAEAAKPASAASRRAPEYEEQVRRAAEREGRRTRRRCERERNDLLSSHLDGMSSDDEIADQQQEQSVVSTAQIESESVEAFDDVTEDFSKIELILMKFYAWRKTDMSSYQDAFVSLCLPKLLAPLVRHELILWSPLLDEYADIENMRWYQACMLYAYQPDETVEQLKNDPDVNLVPALIEKIVLPKVTALVTECWDPLSTTQTLRLVGFINRLGREFPLSGTNKQLNKLFESIMERMRLALENDVFIPIFPKQVQEAKTSFFQRQFCSGLKLFRNFLSWQGILADKLLRELAIGALLNRYLLLAMRVCTPNDAINKAYIIVNTLPTVWLVPNSETLKNLELFIGYIKQTIESCDATNPVFMQSSDKAKQILQRLHSI; translated from the exons ATGTCGCTCTTTCGCAAACCGAAGAAGATCCAACGACGCGTGTTCTCCAGCAACGcggacgaggaggaggacggGACATCCTTGGACCCGGACGCCGAAATGGAGGCCCCTCCGCCTCCCATAATTTCCGGCAAACGGGAAAAGGAGAAGAGAGGGAAGGCCATTAAGCCGCAGGAGGACAGCAGCAAACCGAAGGCGCTGCTCAGCTTCGCGGATGATG AGGACGACGGCGAGGTCTTCCAGGTGCGGAAATCGTCGCACAGCAAGAAAGTGATGCGCATGCTGGACAAGGAACGCCGCAAGAAGAAGCGCGAGGAGCGGGCGGAAAACAGCGGACATCCCGGTGGCGAAAATGGTAGTACACAGCATTTAGAGTCGTCCGGTGGCCCATCTTCGGGCCCAGCCAATTCCAACTCGAATCCTGCCAATGCTGGCAGATATAAAAGTGCCAGCGATCAgagtaaaagtaaaaaaagtGATAATCATATGATCCAAACCGAAATACGCACAGACGACTTTGTG CTAGTGGTAAAGAAATCTGAGACCCCCGAGGGAATTCTGAATGGTCGAGCTGCCCTCTGTGCTGGACGAGATGATATGGACGACGAAGACGACCAGCAATCCGAAGATGGTGGCCACGACAAGACGCGCCACCGCTTCTCAAAGCCGGAGCATTTGAAACAGATGCTGGAGAGCGGTTCCATTCCGGATGCAGCAATGATACATGCTGCCCGAAAGCGTCGGCAGAGAGCCAGAGAACAGG GAGCAGGCGACTACATACCCGTTGAGGAGCCTAAGGAGCCGGCCAAACTGAGCACCCGCCTTCCCTGCGAAGACGTTGAGGGGGATCAATCGGATGACGAGGAGCGCATGGATATGAACGACATAACAGGACGCAAAGAGCGCGAAGAGCGGCGCGAGCAGTTCTATGCCGTCGAGAATGATT CCACCGACGAAGACTCTGACCGCGAGATGAACGAATGGGAGAACCAACAAATCCGCAAGGGTGTCACGGCTGCTCAGTTGGTGCATTCCCAGCACGAAACTGTGCTCTCCCGTTTCATGATCAAGCCTGCTACACCAGGAGGTGGGTCTGGAATGGACGACGGAGATTTAACGACGCAACAGTCCACGTCCACGCTGCTAGAGCAGGCCTATGCTAAAAATGCCCTCGACCGCAGCAATTTGGCGGCAGCAGTTCGCTCATCTGCGAAGTCCAAAAAGGAGAAAGCCAAAGCTACTGCATTAAGAACTCCGCAAGAAATCGTTGCCGCTATTCAGTCGCGTCTAAGCGAGCTCAAAGAGCGATCGGCGGATCACACCGCCAGTATGGCGAGGATCAGTATCGAACTGAAGTCACTAAAGCTCCAGCAACTGGAATGCCAGCAGAACGCACCAACAGCGGCGGCAAAGTACAAGTTCTACCAGGAAGTAAAGTGCTATGTAAACGACCTTGTAGACTGCCTCTCCGAAAAGACGCCAGTGATCAATGAACTTGAAAAAAGGGCACTGCAACAGTACGGAAAAAACCAGCGCTATCTGGTGAATAGACGGCGGCAGGATGTTCGGGATCAGGCCAAAGAAATTGCCGAAGCAGCAA AGCCCGCATCAGCAGCATCCCGTCGTGCACCAGAATACGAAGAGCAAGTACGTCGTGCCGCGGAAAGGGAGGGTCGAAGGACACGTCGCCGATGCGAACGCGAGCGAAACGATCTACTCTCCTCCCACCTGGATGGCATGTCCAGTGACGATGAGATCGCCGaccagcagcaggagcagagCGTAGTGTCCACGGCCCAGATAGAATCCGAGTCTGTGGAGGCGTTTGACGATGTTACCGAGGACTTCAGCAAGATTGAGCTGATCCTGATGAAGTTTTATGCATGGCGAAAGACGGACATGTCTTCGTATCAAGATGCATTCGTAAGTCTGTGCCTTCCAAAACTCTTGGCGCCACTGGTGCGCCACGAACTGATTCTTTGGTCGCCTCTGCTGGATGAGTACGCGGATATTGAGAATATGCGGTGGTATCAGGCCTGCATGCTTTATGCCTACCAGCCAGATGAAACTGTCGAGCAGCTAAAGAACGACCCGGATGTCAATTTGGTGCCGGCGCTCATCGAGAAGATTGTCCTTCCCAAGGTTACAG CTCTGGTCACGGAATGCTGGGATCCCTTGTCGACCACGCAGACCCTCAGATTGGTGGGATTCATCAATCGGTTAGGCCGCGAGTTTCCGTTAAGCGGGACCAATAAGCAACTTAACAAACTTTTCGAATCCATCATGGAACGGATGCGGCTAGCCCTAGAAAACGATGTTTTTATACCCATCTTTCCCAAACA AGTGCAAGAAGCAAAGACGTCGTTCTTTCAGCGACAATTCTGCAGCGGCCTGAAGCTGTTCCGCAACTTCCTAAGTTGGCAGGGCATCCTGGCTGATAAACTGCTGCGGGAGCTGGCCATTGGAGCGCTGTTAAACCGCTACCTTCTGTTAGCTATGAGAGTCTGCACACCAAACGATGCCATCAATAAGGCTTATATAATTGTGAATACTTTGCCGACGGTCTGGTTAGTGCCCAACAGCGAGACCCTCAAGAACTTGGAGCTTTTCATAGGATACATTAAACAAACTATAGAGAGCTGTGATGCCACCAATCCAGTCTTCAT GCAATCCAGCGATAAGGCCAAACAAATTCTACAAAGACTACATAGTATATAA
- the LOC108017126 gene encoding uncharacterized protein isoform X3 — translation MSLFRKPKKIQRRVFSSNADEEEDGTSLDPDAEMEAPPPPIISGKREKEKRGKAIKPQEDSSKPKALLSFADDEDDGEVFQVRKSSHSKKVMRMLDKERRKKKREERAENSGHPGGENGSTQHLESSGGPSSGPANSNSNPANAGRYKSASDQSKSKKSDNHMIQTEIRTDDFVVS, via the exons ATGTCGCTCTTTCGCAAACCGAAGAAGATCCAACGACGCGTGTTCTCCAGCAACGcggacgaggaggaggacggGACATCCTTGGACCCGGACGCCGAAATGGAGGCCCCTCCGCCTCCCATAATTTCCGGCAAACGGGAAAAGGAGAAGAGAGGGAAGGCCATTAAGCCGCAGGAGGACAGCAGCAAACCGAAGGCGCTGCTCAGCTTCGCGGATGATG AGGACGACGGCGAGGTCTTCCAGGTGCGGAAATCGTCGCACAGCAAGAAAGTGATGCGCATGCTGGACAAGGAACGCCGCAAGAAGAAGCGCGAGGAGCGGGCGGAAAACAGCGGACATCCCGGTGGCGAAAATGGTAGTACACAGCATTTAGAGTCGTCCGGTGGCCCATCTTCGGGCCCAGCCAATTCCAACTCGAATCCTGCCAATGCTGGCAGATATAAAAGTGCCAGCGATCAgagtaaaagtaaaaaaagtGATAATCATATGATCCAAACCGAAATACGCACAGACGACTTTGTGGTAAG CTAG
- the LOC108017126 gene encoding PAX3- and PAX7-binding protein 1 isoform X2 → MDDEDDQQSEDGGHDKTRHRFSKPEHLKQMLESGSIPDAAMIHAARKRRQRAREQGAGDYIPVEEPKEPAKLSTRLPCEDVEGDQSDDEERMDMNDITGRKEREERREQFYAVENDSTDEDSDREMNEWENQQIRKGVTAAQLVHSQHETVLSRFMIKPATPGGGSGMDDGDLTTQQSTSTLLEQAYAKNALDRSNLAAAVRSSAKSKKEKAKATALRTPQEIVAAIQSRLSELKERSADHTASMARISIELKSLKLQQLECQQNAPTAAAKYKFYQEVKCYVNDLVDCLSEKTPVINELEKRALQQYGKNQRYLVNRRRQDVRDQAKEIAEAAKPASAASRRAPEYEEQVRRAAEREGRRTRRRCERERNDLLSSHLDGMSSDDEIADQQQEQSVVSTAQIESESVEAFDDVTEDFSKIELILMKFYAWRKTDMSSYQDAFVSLCLPKLLAPLVRHELILWSPLLDEYADIENMRWYQACMLYAYQPDETVEQLKNDPDVNLVPALIEKIVLPKVTALVTECWDPLSTTQTLRLVGFINRLGREFPLSGTNKQLNKLFESIMERMRLALENDVFIPIFPKQVQEAKTSFFQRQFCSGLKLFRNFLSWQGILADKLLRELAIGALLNRYLLLAMRVCTPNDAINKAYIIVNTLPTVWLVPNSETLKNLELFIGYIKQTIESCDATNPVFMQSSDKAKQILQRLHSI, encoded by the exons ATGGACGACGAAGACGACCAGCAATCCGAAGATGGTGGCCACGACAAGACGCGCCACCGCTTCTCAAAGCCGGAGCATTTGAAACAGATGCTGGAGAGCGGTTCCATTCCGGATGCAGCAATGATACATGCTGCCCGAAAGCGTCGGCAGAGAGCCAGAGAACAGG GAGCAGGCGACTACATACCCGTTGAGGAGCCTAAGGAGCCGGCCAAACTGAGCACCCGCCTTCCCTGCGAAGACGTTGAGGGGGATCAATCGGATGACGAGGAGCGCATGGATATGAACGACATAACAGGACGCAAAGAGCGCGAAGAGCGGCGCGAGCAGTTCTATGCCGTCGAGAATGATT CCACCGACGAAGACTCTGACCGCGAGATGAACGAATGGGAGAACCAACAAATCCGCAAGGGTGTCACGGCTGCTCAGTTGGTGCATTCCCAGCACGAAACTGTGCTCTCCCGTTTCATGATCAAGCCTGCTACACCAGGAGGTGGGTCTGGAATGGACGACGGAGATTTAACGACGCAACAGTCCACGTCCACGCTGCTAGAGCAGGCCTATGCTAAAAATGCCCTCGACCGCAGCAATTTGGCGGCAGCAGTTCGCTCATCTGCGAAGTCCAAAAAGGAGAAAGCCAAAGCTACTGCATTAAGAACTCCGCAAGAAATCGTTGCCGCTATTCAGTCGCGTCTAAGCGAGCTCAAAGAGCGATCGGCGGATCACACCGCCAGTATGGCGAGGATCAGTATCGAACTGAAGTCACTAAAGCTCCAGCAACTGGAATGCCAGCAGAACGCACCAACAGCGGCGGCAAAGTACAAGTTCTACCAGGAAGTAAAGTGCTATGTAAACGACCTTGTAGACTGCCTCTCCGAAAAGACGCCAGTGATCAATGAACTTGAAAAAAGGGCACTGCAACAGTACGGAAAAAACCAGCGCTATCTGGTGAATAGACGGCGGCAGGATGTTCGGGATCAGGCCAAAGAAATTGCCGAAGCAGCAA AGCCCGCATCAGCAGCATCCCGTCGTGCACCAGAATACGAAGAGCAAGTACGTCGTGCCGCGGAAAGGGAGGGTCGAAGGACACGTCGCCGATGCGAACGCGAGCGAAACGATCTACTCTCCTCCCACCTGGATGGCATGTCCAGTGACGATGAGATCGCCGaccagcagcaggagcagagCGTAGTGTCCACGGCCCAGATAGAATCCGAGTCTGTGGAGGCGTTTGACGATGTTACCGAGGACTTCAGCAAGATTGAGCTGATCCTGATGAAGTTTTATGCATGGCGAAAGACGGACATGTCTTCGTATCAAGATGCATTCGTAAGTCTGTGCCTTCCAAAACTCTTGGCGCCACTGGTGCGCCACGAACTGATTCTTTGGTCGCCTCTGCTGGATGAGTACGCGGATATTGAGAATATGCGGTGGTATCAGGCCTGCATGCTTTATGCCTACCAGCCAGATGAAACTGTCGAGCAGCTAAAGAACGACCCGGATGTCAATTTGGTGCCGGCGCTCATCGAGAAGATTGTCCTTCCCAAGGTTACAG CTCTGGTCACGGAATGCTGGGATCCCTTGTCGACCACGCAGACCCTCAGATTGGTGGGATTCATCAATCGGTTAGGCCGCGAGTTTCCGTTAAGCGGGACCAATAAGCAACTTAACAAACTTTTCGAATCCATCATGGAACGGATGCGGCTAGCCCTAGAAAACGATGTTTTTATACCCATCTTTCCCAAACA AGTGCAAGAAGCAAAGACGTCGTTCTTTCAGCGACAATTCTGCAGCGGCCTGAAGCTGTTCCGCAACTTCCTAAGTTGGCAGGGCATCCTGGCTGATAAACTGCTGCGGGAGCTGGCCATTGGAGCGCTGTTAAACCGCTACCTTCTGTTAGCTATGAGAGTCTGCACACCAAACGATGCCATCAATAAGGCTTATATAATTGTGAATACTTTGCCGACGGTCTGGTTAGTGCCCAACAGCGAGACCCTCAAGAACTTGGAGCTTTTCATAGGATACATTAAACAAACTATAGAGAGCTGTGATGCCACCAATCCAGTCTTCAT GCAATCCAGCGATAAGGCCAAACAAATTCTACAAAGACTACATAGTATATAA
- the Ufl1 gene encoding E3 UFM1-protein ligase 1 homolog yields MGSDWDEIKRLAADFQKAQLTSTLQKLSERNCVEIVTLLLEKQMLEVVFTNDGKEYITPDHLEREIQDELYVNGGRANLVEVSKTLNVDLSRIVGLAERIAAENPSIHLVLGQLIDEDYISHIAQEINEKLALRGEVSISELASQFDLPSDFLQHDVVEKHIGKIIKGRQDATNPRVFFTQAYIQRCKAKIRGALTAITRPTNVAVILQQIGVQEKIFHSLLDEIAPAGQVTSKLANSQYVPHIYAKTQADWVNSFYKQNSFLEYDAIQKLGISDAKSYIRKQFPSEEFLFLKRVALGARLVELTVVTALNECSATKQYLDLSTVLPSNLSEEDIEEVFGAIMAQKHSNPSNFVYLDSIVFSQPYLAQLVQPCQALAESQAKVAIDSGVYQQYIVEKTLAQKGNVSTQELEDDGKVDKRDERRKKASSGKAGGGSQGRETKTKSTKKHQRGKAAAQNDSDDEDDVQQGSRGGGGGNKKTVKPLELVKTADIVKLITASLEEEGLEHLSRSIAALYTNQFNQMALTRAQELFEATPQTNRRQTHAAIQDRINTLLIDIRLYEKGLKLFPQDTQIQLVKYLLKSLGNDICNELSLYVASECNLTVKNTNLNVDQRNKLAQECDAQYRVALLEQNKALNKSIDDFELATEAVLKTCSMIIKKVDKKKDRLLIADHKKKLQEQLLECREPALLLHLAALILFTTISGNILHASGKFVSAILQHIRGSLNESQNALLLRYHDLVLQVLQATPDSSESKIAYEQLQAMQTEVVELAQNFTRASVSKAD; encoded by the exons ATGGGCAGTGATTGGGACGAGATCAAGCGTTTGGCCGCCGACTTTCAAAAGGCGCAGCTGACGTCGACTCTGCAGAA GCTCTCGGAGCGAAACTGCGTGGAGATCGTCACGCTGCTGCTCGAGAAGCAGATGCTGGAGGTGGTGTTCACCAACGATGGCAAGGAGTACATCACCCCAGATCACCTGGAGCGCGAGATCCAGGACGAACTGTATGTTAACGGAGGACGTGCCAACTTGGTGGAGGTCAGCAAAACACTGAATGTGGATTTGTCCCGAATCGTGGGCCTAGCCGAGCGGATAGCGGCAGAGAACCCGAGCATACACCTTGTACTGGGACAGCTCATCGACGAGGACTACATTAGCCACATTGCCCAGGAGATTAACGAGAAGCTCGCGCTTCGAGGAGAGGTCTCCATATCGGAATTGGCTTCCCAGTTCGACCTACCGTCGGACTTCCTGCAACACGACGTGGTGGAGAAGCACATTGGCAAAATCATCAAGGGTCGCCAGGATGCCACCAATCCGCGTGTGTTTTTCACGCAGGCCTACATCCAACGTTGCAAGGCAAAGATTCGTGGAGCACTGACTGCCATTACCAGGCCCACGAATGTGGCTGTGATCCTGCAGCAGATCGGAGTGCAGGAGAAGATCTTCCACTCTCTGCTGGACGAGATCGCGCCAGCGGGCCAGGTTACCTCCAAACTGGCCAACTCCCAGTATGTGCCACACATCTACGCCAAGACGCAGGCCGACTGGGTGAACTCGTTCTACAAGCAAAACAGCTTCCTTGAGTACGATGCCATTCAAAAGCTGGGCATTTCGGATGCGAAGTCCTACATCCGCAAGCAGTTCCCCAGCGAAGAGTTCCTCTTCCTCAAGCGTGTGGCTCTTGGCGCTCGACTTGTGGAGCTCACGGTGGTCACGGCGCTGAACGAGTGCAGTGCCACCAAGCAGTACCTGGATCTGTCTACCGTCCTCCCTTCCAATCTGTCGGAAGAGGACATTGAGGAGGTTTTCGGCGCCATTATGGCCCAAAAGCACAGCAATCCCAGCAACTTTGTGTACCTGGACAGCATCG TATTTTCGCAACCGTATCTCGCGCAGCTGGTTCAGCCCTGTCAAGCATTGGCTGAGTCTCAGGCAAAGGTGGCCATCGACAGCGGTGTCTACCAGCAGTACATCGTGGAGAAGACTCTGGCCCAGAAGGGAAACGTTTCGACCCAAGAGCTTGAGGACGATGGTAAGGTGGACAAGCGCGACGAGCGAAGAAAGAAAGCGTCTTCTGGCAAAGCAGGAGGCGGTTCTCAGGGGCGTGAGACCAAGACGAAGTCCACAAAGAAACACCAACGAGGCAAGGCTGCAGCTCAAAACGACAGTGATGATGAGGACGATGTGCAGCAAGGTTCTCGAGGTGGCGGTGGCGGAAACAAGAAGACAGTTAAGCCATTGGAACTGGTCAAGACAGCGGACATTGTTAAATTGATCACTGCCAGCCTGGAGGAGGAGGGTTTGGAGCATTTGTCGAGATCTATTGCTGCCCTGTATACGAA CCAATTTAATCAGATGGCTTTAACTCGTGCCCAGGAGTTGTTCGAAGCTACACCGCAGACAAATCGCCGCCAGACCCATGCTGCCATCCAGGATCGAATCAATACGCTGCTGATAGATATAAGGCTGTACGAAAAGGGTTTGAAGCTTTTTCCCCAGGACACGCAGATCCAGTTGGTTAAATATCTGCTCAAATCTTTGGGAAATGATATTTGCAACGAACTTTCACTGTACGTGGCCAGCGAGTGCAATCTGACTGTGAAAAATACCAACCTTAATGTGGACCAGCGTAACAAGTTGGCTCAGGAGTGCGATGCCCAGTACCGCGTTGCATTGCTGGAACAAAACAAAGCCCTGAACAAGTCCATTGACGATTTTGAATTGGCAACGGAAGCTGTGCTCAAGACCTGTAGCATGATCATCAAGAAGGTGGACAAGAAGAAGGATCGCCTGCTGATCGCGGACCACAAGAAGAAACTGCAGGAACAGCTGCTCGAGTGCCGGGAGCCGGCTCTGCTGCTGCATCTGGCCGCACTGATCCTTTTTACCACGATCAGTGGTAATATTTTGCATGCGTCCGGGAAATTCGTATCTGCTATCCTGCAGCACATTCGCGGATCTCTGAATGAGTCACAGAACGCTCTGCTGCTCCGATATCACG atttgGTCCTACAAGTACTTCAGGCAACGCCGGACAGCAGCGAGTCAAAGATCGCCTACGAACAACTGCAAGCCATGCAAACGGAAGTCGTCGAGTTGGCGCAAAATTTTACACGCGCTTCGGTTTCCAAGGCTGATTGA
- the LOC118878001 gene encoding uncharacterized protein isoform X1: protein MTGVIVPGVTSACGVTEFPVKPQKSSDKMTSTELKIGLTTSARPSSRVLKPPGGGHTNIFSEPDVNVPAPRAKYNQQNSSNLNACMGSTDPNKVVEKIREEVTTQKDEAKSAPPSQTKESANKQAATNGEARGRVPPGGFSSGGFW, encoded by the exons ATGACGGGCGTCATTGTGCCGGGCGTCACATCCGCATGTGGCGTGACTGAATTT CCAGTAAAACCGCAAAAAAGCAGTGACAAAATGACTTCCACCGAGCTGAAAATTGGCCTGACCACCAGTGCCCGTCCCTCCAGCCGAGTGCTGAAGCCACCAGGTGGCGGTCACACCAACATCTTCTCGGAGCCCGATGTGAACGTTCCCGCTCCTCGAGCCAAGTACAACCAACAGAACTCCTCGAACCTCAACGCCTGTATGGGCTCCACCGATCCCAACAAGGTGGTGGAGAAGATTCGCGAAGAAGTCACCACCCAGAAGGATGAAGCCAAGTCCGCCCCGCCCAGCCAGACGAAGGAGTCGGCGAACAAACAGGCGGCCACGAACGGAGAGGCTCGTGGCCGAGTTCCTCCTGGCGGATTCTCGTCGGGCGGATTCTGGTAG
- the LOC118878001 gene encoding uncharacterized protein isoform X2, translating into MTSTELKIGLTTSARPSSRVLKPPGGGHTNIFSEPDVNVPAPRAKYNQQNSSNLNACMGSTDPNKVVEKIREEVTTQKDEAKSAPPSQTKESANKQAATNGEARGRVPPGGFSSGGFW; encoded by the coding sequence ATGACTTCCACCGAGCTGAAAATTGGCCTGACCACCAGTGCCCGTCCCTCCAGCCGAGTGCTGAAGCCACCAGGTGGCGGTCACACCAACATCTTCTCGGAGCCCGATGTGAACGTTCCCGCTCCTCGAGCCAAGTACAACCAACAGAACTCCTCGAACCTCAACGCCTGTATGGGCTCCACCGATCCCAACAAGGTGGTGGAGAAGATTCGCGAAGAAGTCACCACCCAGAAGGATGAAGCCAAGTCCGCCCCGCCCAGCCAGACGAAGGAGTCGGCGAACAAACAGGCGGCCACGAACGGAGAGGCTCGTGGCCGAGTTCCTCCTGGCGGATTCTCGTCGGGCGGATTCTGGTAG
- the Ref1 gene encoding THO complex subunit 4 isoform X1: protein MVDKIEMSLDDIIKSTRSQKKPQAARGGPGGARRPGGQQRFAGGARRGGASASGSPRKPGSALKGPRGGVAGGAVQKAKFPRGDVNSAWKHDMYDGPKRGAVGGGSGPTRLIVGNLDYGVSNTDIKELFNDFGPMKKAAVHYDRSGRSLGTADVIFERRADAMKAIKQYHGVPLDGRPMTIQLAVSDVTALTRPVASTDVKRRVGSGASAPFKRGGGQAGGAPRRGSFKRPAGGKPAAAGPRRERKAPPTAEELDAELDSYINDMKI from the exons ATGGTGGACAAAATTGAAATGAGCCTCGACGACATCATCAAGTCCACTCGCTCGCAAAAAAAGCCGCAAGCCGCCCGCGGAGGTCCCGGTGGCGCACGGAGGCCGGGCGGCCAGCAGCGTTTTGCCGGCGGAGCTCGTCGCGGTGGCGCCAGTGCCAGCGGATCGCCCAGGAAGCCAGGGAGCGCGCTCAAGGGCCCCCGAGGAGGAGTGGCCGGTGGAGCCGTTCAGAAGGCAAAGTTCCCACGG GGCGATGTGAACAGCGCTTGGAAGCACGATATGTATGACGGACCGAAGAGGGGAGCCGTCGGCGGCGGATCCGGGCCCACCCGCCTCATCGTCGGCAACCTGGACTACGGCGTCTCCAACACGGACATCAAGGAGCTCTTCAACGACTTCGGGCCGATGAAGAAGGCGGCAGTGCACTATGATCGCTCAGGTCGCTCATTGG GCACCGCAGATGTTATATTCGAGCGTCGCGCCGATGCTATGAAGGCCATTAAGCAGTACCATGGCGTGCCTTTAGACGGACGCCCTATGACCATTCAGCTGGCCGTCTCCGACGTTACCGCTTTGACCCGTCCCGTAGCCTCCACCGATGTCAAGCGTCGTGTGGGTAGTGGCGCATCTGCTCCATTCAAGCGTGGTG GTGGTCAAGCTGGTGGCGCTCCGCGTCGTGGTAGCTTCAAACGTCCGGCCGGAGGCAAACCGGCGGCAGCCGGCCCCCGACGGGAGCGCAAGGCCCCACCCACTGCCGAGGAGCTGGACGCCGAACTGGACTCGTACATCAACGACATGAAGATCTAA
- the Ref1 gene encoding THO complex subunit 4-A isoform X2 — MVDKIEMSLDDIIKSTRSQKKPQAARGGPGGARRPGGQQRFAGGARRGGASASGSPRKPGSALKGPRGGVAGGAVQKAKFPRGDVNSAWKHDMYDGPKRGAVGGGSGPTRLIVGNLDYGVSNTDIKELFNDFGPMKKAAVHYDRSGRSLGTADVIFERRADAMKAIKQYHGVPLDGRPMTIQLAVSDVTALTRPVASTDVKRRVGSGASAPFKRGDHFWIYALPQRFLNAYLYR, encoded by the exons ATGGTGGACAAAATTGAAATGAGCCTCGACGACATCATCAAGTCCACTCGCTCGCAAAAAAAGCCGCAAGCCGCCCGCGGAGGTCCCGGTGGCGCACGGAGGCCGGGCGGCCAGCAGCGTTTTGCCGGCGGAGCTCGTCGCGGTGGCGCCAGTGCCAGCGGATCGCCCAGGAAGCCAGGGAGCGCGCTCAAGGGCCCCCGAGGAGGAGTGGCCGGTGGAGCCGTTCAGAAGGCAAAGTTCCCACGG GGCGATGTGAACAGCGCTTGGAAGCACGATATGTATGACGGACCGAAGAGGGGAGCCGTCGGCGGCGGATCCGGGCCCACCCGCCTCATCGTCGGCAACCTGGACTACGGCGTCTCCAACACGGACATCAAGGAGCTCTTCAACGACTTCGGGCCGATGAAGAAGGCGGCAGTGCACTATGATCGCTCAGGTCGCTCATTGG GCACCGCAGATGTTATATTCGAGCGTCGCGCCGATGCTATGAAGGCCATTAAGCAGTACCATGGCGTGCCTTTAGACGGACGCCCTATGACCATTCAGCTGGCCGTCTCCGACGTTACCGCTTTGACCCGTCCCGTAGCCTCCACCGATGTCAAGCGTCGTGTGGGTAGTGGCGCATCTGCTCCATTCAAGCGTGGTG ATCATTTTTGGATCTATGCACTTCCACaaagatttttaaatgcaTATTTATATCGATAA
- the Dpck gene encoding dephospho-CoA kinase has protein sequence MFIVAVTGGIATGKSTVSKVFERQGIPVIDADKIAREIVEPGQPCWKQIREVFGDEVLLPSKEINRAVLGKMIFEDKELRGKLNKITHPTIHRKIFWQVCKLLVTGHAWIVLDLPLLFETGVLMDFIHKIVCVSCDSDKQLERLIARNELSESEARHRVDSQMPLDKKCEKSHFVIDNNGSVEEAENSAMSIYNMMRDSKQHWLNRISFLGLFLIVGFTIYMLLKVFNRLPESWQM, from the exons ATGTTTATTGTGGCGGTAACTGGTGGCATTGCCACGGGAAAGAGCACCGTCAGCAAGGTGTTCGAACGCCAGGGCATTCCAGTCATCGACGCCGACAAGATCGCCAGGGAGA TTGTGGAACCAGGTCAGCCGTGCTGGAAGCAGATTCGGGAGGTCTTCGGGGATGAAGTCCTACTGCCCAGCAAGGAGATCAACCGCGCCGTCCTGGGCAAGATGATCTTCGAGGACAAGGAGCTGCGCGGAAAGCTGAACAAGATCACCCATCCGACCATCCATCGCAAGATCTTCTGGCAGGTGTGCAAATTGCTGGTCACGGGACATGCGTGGATCGTCCTGGACCTGCCCCTGCTCTTCGAGACCGGTGTCCTGATGGACTTCATACACAAGATCGTCTGTGTATCGTG CGATTCGGACAAGCAGCTGGAGCGATTGATAGCCCGCAATGAGCTCTCCGAATCCGAGGCGCGGCATCGCGTGGACTCGCAAATGCCGCTGGACAAGAAGTGCGAAAAGTCTCACTTCGTCATCGACAACAACGGCAGCGTGGAGGAGGCGGAGAACTCTGCCATGAGCATTTACAACATGATGCGCGACTCCAAGCAACACTGGCTCAACCGCATAAGCTTCCTGGGGCTGTTCCTAATCGTGGGCTTCACAATATACATGCTGCTGAAGGTGTTCAACCGGTTGCCTGAGTCCTGGCAGATGTAG